ATGGGGCGAAAGGTCGCCCCGGGGTGGGTGGCGGGGCCCGTTGGCACTTAGGGGCCGGGCGCTCCGCCTGCCTGGCCCAGCCCTGCCCGGCCTGTCCCCCTGGCCCTGGCCCGGGTGGGGTCCCAGAGTCACGCGCCCCTGTCCCTCCCCAGGCCGCCTGGCTCAGGATGGGGGACCCCCGGCCTCGGCCCTGGGGGCTTGGCCTCCTGCTCTGCCTCTTGTCCAGGAGCCTGGATGCAGGTAAGGGGAGAGGGCCCCAGAACCTAGGATGCCCCCGGGGGGCCTGCTTGCTTACTTGCTTGGGGGGGTTTGTGCCCAGGAGGGTCTCAGCACCCGCCCCACCCCACCGCCTGAGTTGTTCTGCCCAGTCTGGGGTCCCTGGGGTGGGCATTTCCTGAGTGCCTGTGCAGAGAGAATTGCAATCTCAGGTTAGACCCCCCAGCGCACCCCCCCTGCCCCTTGGGCTTCCTGGAGCCTTTGGCAGTAAGTTCGGGTGCGGCCTGAAACAATGAAAGaccaaaagcaagcaaaacagaaaaagtggTTTGGTTCCTGCAGGCACTTTGCCTGTAAGGAGGTTCCCCCTTACACACCCCTGCTGCTGTCCTGTCAGGGGTGGGGGTGGCGGCCTCTATCTCCCTGTCTCTGGgttctgtctccctgtctctgtcgctttgtctccctgtctctgggtCTCTGTCCTGTTTCTCTGGGTCTCTGTCTCCCTATCTCTGGGTCTCTGCTTCCCTGTCTCTGAGTCTCTCTGTCCTCTTTCTCCGGGTCTCTgtcctctctgtctccctgtctctgggtctctgcttcactgtctctgggtctctgttcttccttctctgtcctcttctctgtctccctgtctctgggtctgtctccctgtctctgtcgctttgtctccctgtctctgggtctctgtcctttttctctgggtctctgcctgtctctgggtctctgtctccctgtctctgtcctcCCTTCTCTGGGTCTCTGTCCTCCTGTCTCTGCCTTCTCTTTCTCTGAATTTCTGTCCCTCCATCTCTTGGTCTCTGTCCTCCTGTCTTTGGGTCTCTCTGTCCTCCTTTCTGTCTCCATGTCTCCATGTGTCTGGGTCTCTGTTTCCCTGTCTCTGGGTCTCTGCTTCCATCTCTGAGTCTCTGTCCTCCCATCTCTGGATCTCTGTCCTCCTGTCTCTGGGTCTTTGTCCTACTCTTTCTCTGAGTTTTTGTCCCTCCATCTCTTGGTCTCTGCCTCCTTGTCTCTGGATCTCTGCCTCCCTGTCTCTGAGTGTCTCTGCCTCCCTGTCTCTgggtctctgtctccctgtctctgggtCTCTGCTTCCCTGTCTCTGGGTCTCTGTCCTCCCTTCTCTGGATCTCTGTCCtcttctgtctccctgtctctgggtctgtctccctgtctctgtcgctttgtctccctgtctctgggtCTCTGCCTATCACTGGGTCTCTGTCCTCTTTCTCTgggtctctgcctgtctctgggtctctgtctccctgtctctgtcctcCCTTCTCTGGGTCTCTGTCCTCCTGTCTCTGCCTTCTCTTTCTCTGAATTTCTGTCCCTCCATCTCTTGGTCTCTGTCCTCCTGTCTTTGGGTCTCTctgtcctcctctttttttttttttttgggggggccacacccagtaacgctcaggggttactcctggctatgagctcagaagttgctcctggcttgggggaccatatgggacaccgggggattgaaccgtggtccgtccaacgctagcgcagacaaggcaggcaccttacctctagcgccaccgcccggccccatctgtcCTCCTCTTTGTCTCCATGTCTCCATGTCTCTGGGTCTCTATTTCCCTGTCTCCATGTGTCTGGGTCTCTGTTTCCCTGTCTCCATGTCTCTGGGTCTCTGTTTCCCTGTCTCTGGGTCTCTGCTTCCATCTCTGAATCTCTGTCCTCCCATCTCTGGATCTCTGTCCTCCTGTCTCTGGGTCTTTGTCCTACTCTTTCTCTGAGTTTTTGTCTCTCCATCTCTTGGTCTCTGCCTCCCTGTCTCTGGATCTTTGCCTCCCTATCTCTGAGTGTCTCTGCCTCCCTGTCTCTGGGTCTCTGTCTGCCTATCTCTGGGTCTCTGTCCTCTTTCTCTgggtctctgtctccctgtctctgggtCTCAGCTTCCCTGTCTCTGCATCTCTGCTTCCCTGTCTCTGAGTCTCTGTCCTCTTTCTCTGggtttctgtctctccctctcttggtgtctgtctcctgtctctgGGTCCCTTCCCCTTTGGCTCTCTTCCCTTCACCCCTTCAGGAACTGTCTCCTCAGTGAGCCGGTCGGTCCCCAGTTCCACCCTCACCCCTTCTTTGCAGCCATGAACCATCCCTCCCTCCTCTACCACTTCACCGCCGTGTCCCATGCGGCACCAGGGACACCTGCCTTCTGGGTCTCGGGCTGGCTTGGCCCCCAGCAGTACCTGAGCTACAACAGCCAGCGGGCCCAGGCGGAGCCCTGCGGGGCCTGGGTGTGGGAGCACCAGGTGGCCTGGTACTGGGAGAAGGAGACCACAGACCTGAGGGTCAAAGAGAAAATGTTCCTGGACGCTCTTTCTGTCCTGGACAAGACAGGTACGCCTCGGGGGCGGGTCCGAGGGAGGAGGCCAGGGGCTCGGACTGCTGGGTCTGCTGGGGCCGGCGGGGAGCCACTCACAGGCCTGGGGGGCCCCAGAGAACCTCACCCTGCAGGGCCTGCTGGGCTGCGAGCTGGGCCCCAACAACTTGTCGGTGCCGGTGGCCAAGTTCGCCTTGAACGGAGAGGAGTTCATGCAGTTTTCGCCCAAGGAGGGCAACTGGACGGGGGATTGGCCCGAGGCTGAGGCCATCAGGCAGAAGTGGGCCGAGCACCCCGACACCCTCAACAAGGAGAAGACCTTCCTGCTCTACTCCTGCCCGCAGCGCCTGCTCAGCCACCTGGAGATAGGTCGCGGGAACCTGGAGTGGAAGGGTGAGCCCCCTGGGGCCCGGGCTCCCCCTGACCCGCTGTCGCAACCCCCACTCCAGGTCCGGTGGCGGGGTCTCCGTTCCCCAGGCCGTGGATGCTGCCCCTCACCCCACACACAGTGGGCCGTGTTGGCCGCTGCCTGAAGGAGAGACAGTCAGGGATGGGCTCTGGCCCCTATGATGTTTGACACCACAAGGACCAACTTGTAACTGCCCACAGGGAATGACACCAGCATTTCATCAGTTATCTTAGGAATCAGTTTTTGGGTGCATAGAgccagtacaatgggtagggggAGGGTCTGCACGCCCAGTTCGATCCTTCCTTcgtttccctccctccatccttccctccctccctccctcctttcctccctcccttccttcctttcttccctccctccctcctttcctcccttccttccttccctcccttcctccttcctcccttcctccctcttccttccttcctccctccctcttccttcctccctcccttccttcctcttccttccttcctccctcccttcatgccttcctcttccttcctccctccctcccttcatgccttcctcttccttcctccctccctcccttcctcttccttccttcctccctccctccctcccttcctcttccttccttccttccttcctccttccctcccttccttccttcctccttccctcccttccttcctctttcttccttccttccttccttcctcccccctccctctcttcctttcttcctccctccctctctcttccttccttccttccttcctccttccctctctcccttccttcctttcttcctccctccttccctcccttccttccttccttccttattttcttcctccctccctcccttccttccccttccttccttccttccttccttccttccttccttccttccttccttccttccttcctttcttcttttgtttctccctccctttctttcttccttctatccttctgtcctttctcccttcctttcttccttccttacttccctccaaccctcccttcttccttccctccctcccatctcccttccttccttccctctgtccttccttactccttccctccctcccttccttcttcttccttccttcctccctccctccctccctccgtcccttccttccttccttctttttttttttccttcctaagCATTTTGCTTTGAAGAAAGTGGTCATCTCCCTGGATCGCTCTACTCTTCTGGAACCCTTTTTGCCTGTCCACTGGAAGTTACACTCAAGTGGGCTGGTTCTCACACTCTCCAACTGTGGTTGGAATTGGGGGCCCCTGTGGCAAAGTTCGACCTGTTAGACCTGCCTGCTCAGGCCTTCTGCTTGCAGCTGTTGAGAAATTAATCCCTGTCAGACTTTCTTCCTTGTGGTGGTGTGGTGTCGTTAGCTAACCTGAGGCCTCCACCTGATAACCTGATCTGTTTTTCTAGATAAGTTCCTGCTGTTTGTTACACCACAGGCTGGGTTGGTATTTCAGCCACACAGCCACAAaagaccttttttctttttattttgggggaggggttggggccacacccatcaatgctggagactcactcctggttctgcactctggaatcactcctggtggtgctggggggggggggtgggacctatggaatgccaggggttgaacctggaccagctgcgtgtaaggcaaattccctacccactgtgctatctctttggccctttttcttcttttctttccttttccttttcttttctttttggtttttgggtcacatccagcaggactcaggggttcctcctggctctccactcagaaattgctcctggcaggctgggggaccatatgggaggccaggattcaaaccacttaccttctgcatgcaaggcaaacgctttacctccatgctatctctccgggccccccctttccttttctttgattttatgggCCATcctctgcagtgctcaaggctcccccctaagcaatgctgggaataaaacccttGTCAAGGGCTAAAACTACTGTTTAACTATTGTACTGtagggaggacgtttgccttgcccacacacacacagccaacccagatttgttaGATTTGTtccccggcatccccatatggtcccctgagcatggccgagAGCGATtgcagagtgcagagctaggagttaccttGAGCACACAGGATATGGCTCCCACAAAcaggaaacaaaacaacaaaacaggtcagttgcatgcaaggcaaaagtaccTTCCCCATTGTGTCTCGCTGGCCCtttcttatgttttattatttttttttattattattgttttggggccacatctggcaacactcaggggtgactcctggctctccattcagttACCATCACTCCTGAgagtctcaggggactatttggggtgcCGAGGACCAAACttgggtctgccttgtgcaaagGAAGCGTCCTCCCAGCTGTATTATCAGCCGGGCCCTTACATTTGTGTCTTAAATGTGTAGAGGGTCCGACGTAGGGTCCCTCCTGAAAAAACTCCCCCAGTTTGGTTGCCTGTCACTTAGATGGATAACAATGAGTGTCCCTTCATCAGAATATAAATTCAAGGACTTATAATTCT
This window of the Suncus etruscus isolate mSunEtr1 chromosome 14, mSunEtr1.pri.cur, whole genome shotgun sequence genome carries:
- the FCGRT gene encoding IgG receptor FcRn large subunit p51, which gives rise to MGDPRPRPWGLGLLLCLLSRSLDAAMNHPSLLYHFTAVSHAAPGTPAFWVSGWLGPQQYLSYNSQRAQAEPCGAWVWEHQVAWYWEKETTDLRVKEKMFLDALSVLDKTENLTLQGLLGCELGPNNLSVPVAKFALNGEEFMQFSPKEGNWTGDWPEAEAIRQKWAEHPDTLNKEKTFLLYSCPQRLLSHLEIGRGNLEWKEPPSMRLKARPGSPGFSVLTCVAFSFFPPELQLRFVRNGMAAGSGEGGLGPNGDGSFHAWSSLTVKSGDERHYSCLVQHPGLLKPLTVQLEMPPKSMMSVVGFVVGFLLLIAAAVGGTLLWRRMRNGLPVPWMSLRNDDDGVLLPTPDLSKDADP